Proteins co-encoded in one Vibrio sp. SNU_ST1 genomic window:
- a CDS encoding RNA helicase: protein MSAIPHHTSELEYELCYFDDGKIITIAIFANNRQEAMAWYLSEGKHINDLYSIRPDE, encoded by the coding sequence ATGTCCGCAATTCCTCATCATACAAGTGAATTAGAATATGAGCTTTGCTATTTTGACGATGGGAAAATAATCACAATTGCGATATTTGCTAATAATCGACAGGAAGCGATGGCTTGGTATCTTAGCGAAGGAAAACATATCAATGATCTTTATTCGATCAGACCGGATGAATAG